A stretch of Oscillospiraceae bacterium DNA encodes these proteins:
- a CDS encoding TIGR01440 family protein: MNEIKNQLASAAKALLDAAQLKKGDILVVGCSTSEVLGAKIGSYGSLDVAAQLYAALDEALTPHGIFLAAQCCEHLNRAIIIEEEAAHLYNLEIVNAVPHAHAGGSFATTVHGMLKNPVTVESVKAHAGIDIGDTLIGMHLRAVAVPVRCEIKKIGEANLVMARTRAKYIGGERAKYN, from the coding sequence ATGAATGAAATAAAAAATCAGCTTGCTTCGGCAGCAAAAGCACTGCTTGATGCGGCACAGCTTAAAAAAGGCGACATACTTGTTGTAGGATGCAGTACCAGTGAGGTGCTGGGTGCAAAAATAGGTTCTTACGGAAGCCTAGACGTGGCGGCACAGCTCTATGCCGCCCTTGACGAAGCGCTGACGCCGCATGGAATATTTCTTGCGGCACAGTGCTGTGAACATCTCAACCGCGCCATAATCATTGAAGAAGAGGCGGCACATCTTTATAATCTGGAAATTGTAAATGCCGTTCCTCACGCGCATGCAGGCGGTTCGTTTGCTACGACTGTCCATGGAATGCTGAAAAATCCCGTGACGGTAGAAAGTGTGAAAGCGCATGCAGGCATTGATATCGGTGACACTCTTATCGGAATGCATCTCAGAGCTGTTGCTGTACCGGTACGCTGTGAAATAAAGAAAATAGGCGAGGCTAATCTTGTAATGGCGCGAACACGTGCAAAATACATAGGCGGAGAGCGTGCCAAATACAATTGA
- a CDS encoding phospho-sugar mutase codes for MRLFKSISEIDVSQREAIAAANYAEWCANPRVGHELKKELDTIKNDKDALISGFLTLISFGTAGLRGKMKVGSSNMNVHTVELATQALASIVLKNDGAQKGVAIAYDSRNNSEEFSRRAACVLAANGIKVYLFDALRPTPELSYAIRRLGCKAGINVTASHNPKEDNGYKVYWEDGAQLPPEEAAAVSAQCMQYDFFKSIKTMDYDKAVSDGLITVIGEELDEQYLSELLTHIISQNNIEAQNDLKIVYTPLHGAGHALVPEVLRRAGFKNVTTVPEQMILDGNFPTVKKPNPQYKESYELACKMADENGGCDIILATDPDADRVGICAPDRDGNWFLPTGNQAGLMMLDYIIKQRRKNGTLADNACAVKSIVSTKLAESICRKNGVEMINVYTGFKYIGEKIKEFERDNSHTFIFGFEESYGYLSASYARDKDAVATSLLICEMAAYHKSRGITLREALEDIYREYGFSAEMSYDVVISALDIKGKMKEIMSKAYSLHETSDNLGGLRIVKVKDYHISSIINTYDKSVEKLPFVPDDVVAYELEDLSEVIIRPSGTEPKFKVYCFITADNFEKAAEKFEKIRKSLFWIEE; via the coding sequence ATGAGATTATTCAAAAGCATTTCGGAAATTGATGTTTCCCAAAGAGAGGCCATTGCCGCGGCTAACTATGCCGAGTGGTGCGCAAATCCGCGCGTAGGGCATGAATTGAAGAAAGAGCTTGATACGATAAAAAATGATAAGGATGCGCTTATAAGCGGATTTCTGACACTTATAAGCTTTGGAACGGCAGGACTCCGCGGCAAAATGAAAGTTGGCTCTTCCAATATGAACGTTCATACCGTGGAGCTTGCAACGCAGGCACTTGCGAGCATTGTATTAAAAAACGACGGTGCACAAAAGGGTGTTGCTATTGCGTATGACAGCCGTAACAATTCCGAAGAGTTTTCAAGGCGTGCGGCATGCGTCCTCGCGGCGAACGGCATTAAGGTTTACCTTTTCGATGCACTGCGCCCAACTCCCGAGCTTTCTTATGCCATAAGAAGGCTGGGCTGCAAGGCGGGCATAAATGTTACTGCTTCCCATAACCCCAAAGAGGATAACGGCTACAAGGTGTACTGGGAGGACGGCGCTCAGCTTCCGCCGGAGGAAGCGGCGGCGGTTTCTGCACAGTGTATGCAGTACGATTTCTTTAAAAGCATAAAGACGATGGATTACGACAAGGCGGTATCGGACGGCTTGATAACGGTTATAGGGGAAGAATTGGATGAACAGTATTTGTCGGAACTTCTTACCCACATTATCAGTCAAAATAATATAGAAGCTCAAAATGATCTCAAAATAGTATATACTCCGCTTCACGGTGCCGGTCATGCGCTTGTCCCGGAGGTGCTGAGAAGAGCGGGATTTAAAAATGTGACCACCGTGCCTGAGCAAATGATACTGGACGGCAATTTTCCGACTGTCAAAAAGCCTAATCCCCAGTATAAGGAAAGCTATGAGCTTGCGTGCAAAATGGCGGATGAAAACGGCGGATGCGATATTATTCTCGCTACCGATCCGGATGCTGACCGTGTTGGCATCTGTGCACCGGACAGAGATGGAAACTGGTTTTTGCCCACCGGAAATCAGGCAGGACTTATGATGCTGGATTATATAATAAAACAACGCCGTAAAAACGGAACACTTGCGGATAATGCCTGTGCTGTCAAATCTATTGTCTCCACCAAGCTTGCCGAAAGCATATGCCGTAAAAACGGGGTTGAGATGATAAATGTATACACCGGATTCAAGTATATAGGCGAAAAAATAAAAGAATTTGAGCGCGACAACAGCCATACATTTATATTCGGATTCGAGGAGAGCTACGGCTATCTCAGTGCATCCTATGCGCGCGACAAGGACGCTGTTGCAACCTCTCTTCTCATATGTGAGATGGCGGCTTATCACAAATCCCGCGGAATAACACTGAGAGAAGCACTGGAGGATATTTATCGCGAATACGGTTTTTCGGCGGAAATGTCCTATGATGTTGTTATTTCCGCACTTGACATCAAGGGAAAAATGAAGGAAATAATGTCTAAGGCTTACTCTTTGCATGAGACTTCCGACAATCTTGGCGGGCTGCGTATTGTGAAAGTGAAGGATTATCACATTTCTTCCATCATAAACACATATGACAAAAGTGTGGAAAAGCTCCCGTTTGTACCCGATGATGTAGTAGCGTACGAGCTGGAAGACCTTTCGGAGGTTATAATACGCCCCTCGGGAACGGAACCAAAATTCAAGGTTTATTGCTTTATTACGGCGGATAACTTTGAAAAAGCAGCGGAAAAATTCGAGAAAATCAGAAAATCATTATTTTGGATAGAGGAATAA
- a CDS encoding TIGR03905 family TSCPD domain-containing protein — MFKYKTKGTCSREIQFDVVDGKLTGVKFIGGCAGNTQGVARLVEGMTPDEAVKRLSGIKCGFKPTSCPDQLARAISENVK; from the coding sequence ATGTTTAAGTACAAAACAAAAGGCACCTGCTCGCGGGAAATACAGTTTGATGTTGTGGACGGCAAGTTGACGGGTGTTAAATTTATCGGTGGCTGTGCCGGAAATACTCAGGGCGTCGCAAGGCTTGTGGAAGGAATGACACCGGATGAGGCGGTCAAGCGTCTTTCGGGAATAAAATGCGGCTTTAAGCCTACCTCGTGCCCCGATCAGCTGGCACGCGCCATAAGCGAAAATGTTAAATAA
- the dgoD gene encoding galactonate dehydratase — protein MRIKEVNTYFVRPRWGFVEIITDEGFVGWGEAVLEGHVAAVLACVQEMKDYLIDADPSQIEGLWETMYRAGFYRGGGVIMSAISGIDQALWDIKGKVFGVPVYELMGGRCRDKMKVYSWIGGDRPSDVGNAAKQKQEEGFKAIKMNATEELQMIDSYDKIDAVLERVAAIRESCGKYFGIAIDFHGRVHKPMAKVLAKKLEEFDPMFIEEPVLCENMEVFKEIALCCNIPIATGERLFSKYDFKRLLEFGGVDIIQPDLSHAGGITEVKKIAGMAEAYDVALAPHCPLGPIALAACLNVDATSYNAVIQEQSMGIHYNVGKTVLDYVENKEDFKFIDGFVNLPKLPGLGVNVNKKLVIEENENPHNWKNPVWHHPDGSVAEW, from the coding sequence ATGAGGATTAAAGAGGTTAATACGTATTTTGTCAGACCACGATGGGGTTTTGTGGAGATTATTACAGACGAGGGCTTTGTTGGTTGGGGTGAAGCAGTTTTAGAAGGTCATGTTGCAGCAGTTCTGGCCTGTGTTCAGGAAATGAAGGACTATCTGATTGATGCAGACCCGTCACAAATCGAAGGTCTGTGGGAAACAATGTACCGTGCGGGATTCTACCGCGGAGGCGGTGTGATTATGAGCGCAATTTCAGGAATAGACCAAGCACTTTGGGATATCAAAGGAAAAGTTTTTGGCGTTCCTGTATATGAACTCATGGGCGGAAGATGCCGTGACAAGATGAAGGTGTATTCCTGGATTGGCGGCGACAGACCTTCAGATGTGGGCAATGCTGCAAAACAAAAGCAGGAGGAAGGCTTCAAAGCAATAAAAATGAATGCAACAGAAGAATTGCAGATGATAGATTCATACGATAAAATTGATGCCGTTTTGGAACGTGTTGCGGCTATCCGCGAGTCTTGCGGAAAATATTTTGGCATAGCTATTGACTTCCACGGCAGAGTGCACAAGCCTATGGCAAAAGTTCTTGCTAAAAAGCTTGAGGAATTTGACCCAATGTTTATTGAGGAACCTGTGCTGTGCGAAAATATGGAGGTATTTAAAGAAATTGCGCTTTGCTGCAATATCCCTATCGCAACAGGCGAAAGATTGTTCTCAAAATACGATTTCAAGCGCCTGCTGGAATTTGGCGGAGTGGATATTATTCAGCCAGACCTTTCTCACGCAGGCGGAATTACCGAGGTAAAGAAGATTGCCGGTATGGCAGAGGCTTATGATGTGGCTTTGGCACCTCATTGTCCTCTTGGCCCAATTGCCCTTGCGGCGTGCCTTAATGTGGATGCCACAAGCTATAATGCGGTTATTCAGGAGCAGAGTATGGGTATTCACTACAATGTGGGTAAAACAGTTCTTGATTATGTAGAGAATAAAGAGGACTTTAAATTTATAGATGGTTTTGTAAATCTTCCAAAACTTCCGGGGCTAGGAGTGAATGTTAACAAGAAGCTAGTCATTGAAGAGAATGAGAATCCACATAATTGGAAAAATCCTGTATGGCATCATCCCGACGGTTCAGTTGCAGAGTGGTAA
- a CDS encoding helix-turn-helix domain-containing protein, whose product MHARFDFERERSRELIKEVVNDNLDGSCPFKFHSQIELYFVEDGEIRAFINHHQKILKKGHMAITMSYDAHLFRSIKDSKSSILFIPLEICNEFSELTKAKNINNPFICDVNTVNKIKFYVNEIKDGCNDITLRGYLYVILGIVLDNVFLTETDSSFDAELSSALLIYLNQNFRKKITLNTLSNKFGYSKSYLSRFFKKNLGIGFNSYVNILRLRHYLLLMHEKKHTNTYCAFESGFDSMGTFYRVFKQEFNCSPGEYFSEN is encoded by the coding sequence ATGCATGCACGGTTTGATTTTGAAAGAGAAAGAAGCCGAGAACTTATAAAAGAAGTTGTAAACGACAATTTAGATGGAAGTTGTCCGTTTAAATTCCATTCGCAAATCGAATTGTATTTTGTTGAAGATGGAGAAATTAGAGCTTTTATAAATCATCACCAAAAGATTCTCAAAAAAGGTCATATGGCTATTACAATGAGCTATGACGCACATTTGTTCCGTTCCATCAAGGACTCAAAGTCAAGCATATTATTTATACCCCTAGAAATATGTAATGAATTTTCAGAATTAACAAAAGCTAAGAATATAAACAATCCTTTTATTTGCGATGTGAATACTGTAAATAAAATCAAATTTTATGTCAATGAAATAAAAGATGGATGTAACGATATAACATTACGAGGATATCTGTATGTTATTCTTGGAATTGTGCTGGATAACGTTTTTCTTACCGAAACGGATAGTTCTTTTGATGCAGAGCTTTCATCTGCTCTTTTGATTTATCTGAATCAGAATTTTCGCAAAAAAATAACACTGAACACCTTGTCCAATAAATTTGGCTATTCAAAAAGCTATCTATCACGTTTTTTTAAAAAGAATCTTGGAATAGGTTTTAACAGCTATGTCAATATCCTAAGATTACGACACTATCTCTTACTTATGCACGAAAAAAAACATACAAACACTTACTGTGCATTTGAAAGCGGCTTTGACTCGATGGGAACATTTTATCGTGTTTTCAAGCAAGAGTTTAATTGTTCCCCAGGTGAATATTTTTCTGAAAATTAA